The following DNA comes from Janthinobacterium sp. TB1-E2.
GACGGCAAGCTGGCGGTGGAAGCGGAACTGATGTGCACCATCCGCAGCGCGCAAGATGCGAGCCAGTCTGCGAGCCAGCCAGCGGGACAGTAACATGGCGGCCATCCACTCCACGGCAGTCATCGATCCGAAGGCCGAGCTCGACAGCTCGGTCGAGGTGGGTCCGTACACCATCATCGGTCCGCACGTGCGCATCGGCGCTGGCACCAGGGTTGGCCCGCACGTGGTCATCGACGGCCACACGACGATAGGCTCCGACAACCACCTGTTCCAGTTTTCCTCCATCGGCGCGCAGCCACAGGATAAAAAATGGGCGGGCGAGGCGACGCGCCTGGAAATCGGCGACCGCAACACGATCCGCGAATTCTGCACCTTCAACACCGGTACCGTGCAAGGCGGCGGTGTGACGCGCCTGGGCAATGACAACTGGATCTCGGCGTATGTGCACCTGGCGCACGACTGCCTGGTGGGCAACAACACGATTTTTTCGAATAACGCGCAGCTGGCGGGCCACGTGGAAATCGGCGACTGGGTCATCATGAGCGGCTTCGCCAATGTGCACCAGTTCTGCAAGATCGGCGCGCACGCCTTTGTCGGCATGAGTACCAGCCTGACGCAGGACGTGCCACCATTCGTCCTGTTGAATGGCAATCCGGCGCAGGCGCATGGCGTCAATATCGAAGGCTTGAAACGCCGCGGCTTTACGCGCGAGCAGATCAACGGCATCCGTACCGCGTATAAGCTCATCTACCGCTCGGGACTGACCCTGGAAGAATCCAAGGCAGCCCTGTTCGAAGAAGAAGCGGCATCGTCGCCCGAGGTGGCGGAACATATTCGCGCCATGCGCGAATTCCTTGGCGTCGCGTCGCGTGGCATTGTCCGCTGACCATGCCAGCGACCTGCCGGTCGCCAATGTCGCCATCGTCGCCGGCGAGGTGTCGGGTGACCTGCTGGCCAGCCGGCTGCTGTCGGGCCTCGTGCCGCAGCTGCCCGGCGCGCGCTTCCATGGCATCGGCGGCGAGCACATGGCCAAGCAGGGTTTTGTGTCCGATTGGCCGCTCGACAAGCTGACCGTGCGTGGCCTGTTCGAGATCATTCCCCGCTACCGCGAGATCAAGGGCATCCAGAACGCGCTGCGCGACCAGCTGCTGGCCGAGCGTCCCGCCGTCTTCATCGGCGCGGACTATCCGGGTTTTAACCTGGGACTGGAACAGCAGCTCAAGGAAGGCGGCATCCCCACCGTGCATTACATCGGGCCGCAGATCTGGGCCTGGCGCGGTGGCCGCATCAAGAAAATCATCAAGGCCGTCTCGCACATGCTGGTGATCTTCCCATTCGAGGAAGAGATCTACCGCAAGGCGGGCGTGCCCGTCACCTATGTCGGCCATCCGCTGGCCGAGATGATTCCCTTGCAGCCCGACGAAGCGGCCGCGCGGCGTGTCCTGGGTTTGCCCGAAGACGCGAATGTCGTGACCCTGATGCCGGGCAGCCGCATGGGCGAACTCAAATACAATACCGTGGCCTTTGTCGGCGCCTGCAAGCTGCTGCTGGCGCGCGACCGCTCCTTGCGTTTCGTCGCGCCCATGGCCGGCGAAAAGCAGCGCCAGTATTTCCTGCAACTGATTGCGGAAGCGGGCTTGCAGGACGTCGAGATATTGCTCACGGACGGCGGCTCGCACACGGCCATCTGCGCCGCCGATGCGGTGCTGGTGGCGTCCGGCACGGCGTCGCTGGAAGTGGCGCTGTACAAGAAGCCCATGGTCATCGCCTACAAGATGATGCGGGCCTCGTGGGAAATCATGCGCCATATGGGCTACCAGCCGTGGATCGGTTTGCCGAATATATTGGCGCGCGATTACCTGGTGCCCGAGCTGCTGCAAAACGCGGCCAGCCCCGAAGCGCTGGCCGAGGCCATGTGGCAGCAGCTGAGCGACGTGCCGGGCCGTTTGCGCCTGGTACAGCGCTTCACGGACATGCACCACAGCCTGCTGCGCGACAGCGCGCAGGAAAGCGCCAACGCCGTCATGCAGGTCATTGCCGCCAACCGCAAGTGAGCACCGTTTCAATCGCAGTTCCTACCAAAGATTCAACGTGAAAAATATCTATCCCGGCCTGTTTGACGACTTGCCATTCTCGCTCGATGAAATCATCTGCGGCGTCGACGAGGCAGGCCGCGGTCCGCTGGCCGGCCCCGTGTTCGCCGCCGCCGTGATCCTCGACCCGAACCAGCCCATCGACGGCTTGCGCGATTCGAAAAAACTCAGCGAAGCCAAGCGCGACCTGCTGGCGCCGCAGATCAAGGCCAAGGCCCTGGCCTGGGCCATCGCCGAAGCGTCGGAAGAAGAGATCGACCGCCTGAATATTTTGCAGGCGTCGATGCTGGCCATGCGCCGCGCCGTCGAGGCCCTGGCCACCGTGCCGACCCTGGCCCTGATCGACGGCAACCGCTGTCCCGTGATGCCGATACGCGGCATGGCCATCGTCGGTGGCGACGACAAAGTCGATTCGATTTCCGCTGCCTCGATCCTG
Coding sequences within:
- the lpxA gene encoding acyl-ACP--UDP-N-acetylglucosamine O-acyltransferase, with the protein product MAAIHSTAVIDPKAELDSSVEVGPYTIIGPHVRIGAGTRVGPHVVIDGHTTIGSDNHLFQFSSIGAQPQDKKWAGEATRLEIGDRNTIREFCTFNTGTVQGGGVTRLGNDNWISAYVHLAHDCLVGNNTIFSNNAQLAGHVEIGDWVIMSGFANVHQFCKIGAHAFVGMSTSLTQDVPPFVLLNGNPAQAHGVNIEGLKRRGFTREQINGIRTAYKLIYRSGLTLEESKAALFEEEAASSPEVAEHIRAMREFLGVASRGIVR
- the lpxB gene encoding lipid-A-disaccharide synthase; the protein is MALSADHASDLPVANVAIVAGEVSGDLLASRLLSGLVPQLPGARFHGIGGEHMAKQGFVSDWPLDKLTVRGLFEIIPRYREIKGIQNALRDQLLAERPAVFIGADYPGFNLGLEQQLKEGGIPTVHYIGPQIWAWRGGRIKKIIKAVSHMLVIFPFEEEIYRKAGVPVTYVGHPLAEMIPLQPDEAAARRVLGLPEDANVVTLMPGSRMGELKYNTVAFVGACKLLLARDRSLRFVAPMAGEKQRQYFLQLIAEAGLQDVEILLTDGGSHTAICAADAVLVASGTASLEVALYKKPMVIAYKMMRASWEIMRHMGYQPWIGLPNILARDYLVPELLQNAASPEALAEAMWQQLSDVPGRLRLVQRFTDMHHSLLRDSAQESANAVMQVIAANRK
- the rnhB gene encoding ribonuclease HII — its product is MKNIYPGLFDDLPFSLDEIICGVDEAGRGPLAGPVFAAAVILDPNQPIDGLRDSKKLSEAKRDLLAPQIKAKALAWAIAEASEEEIDRLNILQASMLAMRRAVEALATVPTLALIDGNRCPVMPIRGMAIVGGDDKVDSISAASILAKTARDAALVHLHAAYPEYCFDQHKGYGTKLHLERLHLHGASPVHRRSFAPVRNVIALFGGQEVAA